CCCACGAAGTTGACACGTTGGCCGCGACTCCCATTGGCCAAGAGATCGAGGAGTTCTGGCAAGCCAATCCCTGTGGACAACATCTCGTGCAGAAGGTGGATTGGAGGCAGTTCTTCATTGAATATGATCGATACAAGTATCAGAATGAACCGCACATCTTGGTCGAGCTGGGCAAAACCGATTTCCGGAATAAGCGTGTCCTGGAAATAGGCCCGGGGCAAGGTGCGGAAGCACGGAAAATCATAGAAGCCGGCGGCATTTATTGTGGTGTCGACTTGACTCAGGAGAGCCTCAATCGTGTCAAGAAACGCCTTCTGCAGTGTTGCTCAAGTTCGGCAAATTCTGCGGAGATTTCGCGATCTGCGTTTCTCCAAACACATGCTAAATGAAAGACACTTGCTGGGTTTGCAGTTCGTTCTTTCAAGACGGCTAAAACAGTCACTGGAGGCAAGATTCGGATGGCACCTTTGGGTGAGGGGCAGGAGGTAGATTGAAATGTGCGGCATCACCAGAATACTTGACCGGGCAAATCAGGTGCTCGTCAATGCGATGACGGAAGCGCTCGCCCATCGCGGGCCGGATGACAGCGGCAAGTTCACGCTCACACGCGACCAGGTCGCGCCCGGCCACCGCAGCTTGCGCCATGGAA
The window above is part of the candidate division KSB1 bacterium genome. Proteins encoded here:
- a CDS encoding class I SAM-dependent methyltransferase; protein product: MNHVHLEPHEVDTLAATPIGQEIEEFWQANPCGQHLVQKVDWRQFFIEYDRYKYQNEPHILVELGKTDFRNKRVLEIGPGQGAEARKIIEAGGIYCGVDLTQESLNRVKKRLLQCCSSSANSAEISRSAFLQTHAK